The genomic region TCCGGACGCACGATTCGCGTGCATGCCGTCACCCCTTCCTTCTGACCCTGTGAGCCCGGGTGGCCGGGTGTCGGCCACCTGGGTCGCGCCCACGGTTCATTCATCGACAGCGCGTGGCTGATCGGTAGCCACATCGGACGCCGCCACCCGTTCGGGAAGGTCAAATAACCCAACCAGGGAGTAACGTCCGATGTGGACACTCAGCGTTGCCGATGCCGCAGGTCAGCGGGTTACGCGCTGGCCTTGACCGGAATCGGGGCAACCGCCTCCCGCGAGCGGCGGCAGCCCAGCACCACGTATCCCCTGACCACCCTCGGCGTCGGCTCCACGCACCCGCTGAGCACGACCTGGCAGCCGATCGAGGGGAACCCGGCGGTGCGGGCCAGCCAGAGCGCGTTCTGCCGCGCCCTGGCAAGCGCTTCCCGGCGGTTCTCGCCGAAGCCGGTGCCCACGAAGGCCGCCACCAGGGCGGCGACCCGGCGCGTCCGGGTCCTCACGCGCAGCGCACCGTCTGCGAGCTGGCGTACCCGCCCAGGGCGTGCCGCCAGGTGTGGCCGGAGACCCGCACGCACCGCTCCCGGCTGAACCCGGCCTGCTCCGCCTGGGCGAAGGCCAGCCGCTCCGCGGTCAGCGCGGCGATCGCGGAGTTGCCGCTCCGGGCGCTGCCGGTGAAGTACTGCTCCGCCACGGCCGCCTGCGCCTGTCCCCCGGCGAGCAGCGCGGTCCCGGCCAGCGCCAGCGCACACAGCGTTTTTTTCAGCATCCGCTCCCCCTTGCTCATTCATCTCAGCTAACGTGCTGGCCACAAGCTAGCTTGATGACAATCTGGCTGTCAACTGAAGTGAATAGAACCCCTCCATCCATCCACTTCAGCTGATGCCAGGCCGAACTCCCACCAAGAGGCGCCCATGAGCGACGCGCAGGACAGCCGGCCGGAAACCGGCTCGCTCGCCGAGCGGATCGACCACCTGTTCCAGGTCATCCGCCGACCCAACGGCGAGCAGCACAGCAACGAGGAGGTGGCCAAGGCCTGCCGGGAGAGCACCGGCGAGACCTTCTCCGCGACCTACCTGTGGCAGCTGCGCACCGGCCGCAGGGACAACCCGACCAAGCGCCACCTGGAAGCCCTGGCCGGGTTCTTCCAGGTGCCGCCTGCCTACTTCTTCGACGACGAGCAGGGGAAGGTGATCGCCAGGGAACTGGAGCTACTAGGCGCCTTGCGCAACACCGCGGTGCGGGATGTGGCACTGCGCGCGGTGAACCTGTCCGAGGAGGGCCTTGGCACGGTCACCGACATCATCGATGCTATTGCCCGCAGAGAAGCGCAACGGGGCGGCGGCGGCGAGAGCACTCGCTGACGCCGAGGGGAGAGACGTGCGGCACTCGCGAAAGGCGCTGTGGCGGCGCTGCGCCCAGATCGTGTCCACTGTGGACATTCCACGGCCGTTCAGCGTGCCGGCGCTGGTCGCCGCGCTGGCGGCCAGGCGGGGCAGGCCGATCGAGCTGATCCCGCTGGCGGCCCGGCCGGACACCCCGTGCGGGGTGCTGGCCGCGACCGACCGGGCGGACTACGTGTTCTACGCGGCCGACACCAGTCCGCTGCACCAGGAGCACATCCTGTTGCACGAGCTGGGACACCTGCTGTGCGGGCACGCCGGCTCCGGCGAGCTGCACGAGACGGTGGCGCGGGTGCTGATGCCGAACCTGCCGGTGGAGCTGGTGCGCCGGGTGCTCGGCCGCACCGGCTACGCGCAGCAGCAGGAGCAGGAGGCCGAGCTGGTCGCCTCGATGGTCATGCACCAGGCCAGGCGCGAGCAGGGGCCCGCGCCGGTCAGCGGTGGCCTGGCGCGGCTGCGCTCGGCCTTCGGGCCGGGCGCCTGAGGTGGTCAGCTACCTCAGCGCGGGGCTGCTGGTGCTGATCAGCGCGGGCAAGCTGCTGGCCAGCAGGGGCGGCCCGCCCAGCCCCGGCATGCGCTACCTGATCGGCTTCTTCCTCAGCCTGGCCGCCAGCCTGGCCATCTCGGCCGATCCGACCACGCCGCTGATCCTGGCGGTCGAGCCGTTCCCGCTGACCGGGCGGCTGGTCACCAACATGCTCCAGCTGCTGGCGGCGCACTTCCTGGTGCGACTGGCCCGCTCCACCCAGACCCCGCAGCCGCGCACCCGGTGGTGGCCGCTGCTGCTGTGCTGGGCGGTGATGACCGGGCTGATGATCCACCTGACCGGGAAGCTGCCGGAGTACCAGGCCCGCGGCGGCACCGAGCTCGCCTGGTACCCGAGCATCGCCGGGTACCAGGCGGTGCTGGTCGGCTACGGGGTCGGCTGCCTGGTGCTGTTCACCAGGGTGATCTTCCGGCACGCCCGGCAGTGCCCGAGGGGCTCCTTCCGCACCGGGCTGTTCGTGATCGCGCTGGCCGGGGCGACCACGGTGGCCTGGGGCTTGCTGGCCGGGCTGCCCTCGGTGTGGCTGGTGCTGACCGGCTCCGGCCTGGAGTTGTTCATGCCGGTGGCCAGGGGCCTCGGCCTGGCGGTGGCACTGCTGTGGGTGAGCGGCGCGGTGCTGACCACCTGGCACGGACTGATCGAGCGGCCGCGCCGGTGGCTGGCCGCCTACCGCGGCTACCGCGCGGTGACGCCGCTGTGGACGGCGCTGGTCACGGCGCTGCCGCGGATCTCGCTGACCAGGCTGACCGCGTGGCCGCACCGGGTGGAGTTCGCGCTGTACCGGCGGCTGATCGAGATCAGGGACGGGTTCCTGGCGCTGCGCGGGCAGGTGCCGCCGGAGGTGGCGGGCTGGGTGGCGGAGTCGGCGCGGCGGCACGGGGTGGCCGAGGCGCCCGCGGTGCTCGCGGCGGCCGGGCTGGCCGCGGCGCTGGCGGTGCGGGAGACCGGGCACAGCTGGCCGCAGCCGCCGGTGGCCGCGGCCGGGTCGGTGGCCAGCATCGAGGCGGAGACGGCCTGGCTGACCGAGGTGTCGGCCGCGTTCTCCGGCTCGCCGGTTGTAGCCGATGTCCGAGCGCAAGCCGGAGCGACCTACGTCACAGCGCCACAAGTCGCCTGAAAATTGTAGGTACTCGACAATTTCGCGCCGGGGCACGCCGGGTTAGGGTCGGCGGGCAAGAGATCCCACGTCTCCTGGAGGTCACGGGTGTCCGTGCTCACCGTCTCCCCGCCGCGCCGGGTCCTGGCCGACCTGGTGCCCGGCGCACTGGTCCGCGACATCGCGCTGGTCCTCGGCGGCGCCGCGCTGACCGGCCTGGCCGCCCAGATCGCGGTGCCCATTCCGGGCAGCCCGGTGCCGGTGACCGCCCAGACCTTCGCCGCCCTGCTGGTCGGCGCCACCCTGGGCTGGCAGCGCGGCGGGCTGTCCATGCTGGTCTACCTGCTCGCCGGACTGGCAGGCGTGCCGTGGCACACCAGCGCGGGCTCGGCCACCATCGGCTACATCGTCGGCTTCGTGCTGGCCGGCGCCCTGGTCGGCGCGCTCGCCCAGCGCGGCGGCGACCGCACCCCGCTGCGCACCGCGGGCACCATGCTGCTGGGCAACGCGGTGATCTACGCCGTCGGCGTGCCCTGGCTGATGATCGCCGCCGACTTCACCGCCACCGAAGCCCTGGTCAAGGGCCTGCTGCCGTTCCTGGTCGGCGACCTGATCAAGACCGCGCTGGCCGCGGGCGTGCTGCCCGCCGCCTGGGCCCTGGTGGGCAAGCGCGACTCCTGACCTCCGCCCGGAGCAGAAGGCCCCCGGTCACCACCCGGGGGCCTTTGCTTCGCCGAGTGTTGGCCGTTGTCGTACCAAGTGTTGGCCGATCTCGTACGGGGTGTTGGCCCGGTGCGGCATCCGGGATGGCGTCCGGCGACCGCCTGGCCCTCCCGGCGTACGACAACGGCCAACACTCGGTACGAGATCGGCCAACACTCGGGTTAGTGGACGGTGACCACCGCGGTCAGCGGCAGGTCGCGGCTGCTGCGGCCGATCTCGGCCAGGTAGCTGCCGTGTTCGGGCAGCCAGTCCCGGCGCTGCTCGTCGTAGACGCAGAACGCCCTGGGCGCCAACGGGATCTCCACCTCCACCGTCTCCCCCGGTTCCGCGTCCACCACCGCGAACCCGGCCAGCACCCGGGGTGGGCGCTGGTAGCGGCTGGCGTGGCGGCCCAGGTAGACCTGCACCACCTCGCGGCCGGGGCGGGTGCCGGTGTTGGTCAGGGTGACCCGGACCGGGATGGGCTGGCCCGCGTGCAGGGTGGCGGCGGAGACGCCGGTCGGGGACTCCGCGCTGCGGTAGTCCCAGGTGGTGTAGCCCAGGCCGTGGCCGAAGCAGAAGGCCGGGTCCAGGCGGTGCTGGTCGTAGGCGCGGTAGCCGATCAGGATGCCCTCGTCGTAGCGGAGCACGCCGTCGGCGGGGGTGGTGTCCAGCACGGGGGCCTGTTCGGCGGTGCGCGGGAAGGTGGTGGGCAGGCGGCCGCCGGGTTCGGCGCGGCCGTAGAGCACGTCGGCGAGCGCGTGGCCCGCTTCCTGGCCGGGGAACCAGGCGTAGAGCACCGCGGCGACCTCCTCGGCCCAGGGCATCAGCACGGGTGAGCCGGCGTTGACCACGACCACGGTGCGCGGGTTGGCCGCGGCCACCCTTCGGACCAGCTCGTCCTGGCCGGGTGGCAGGGCCAGGGTGGTGCGGTCGTGGGACTCGCTCTCCAGGTCGGCGTTGGTGCCGACCACGACCACCGCGACCTCGGCCGCCTCGGCCTGCCGGACCGCCTCAGCCAGCTCCTCCTCCGCGTCCCGGCCGGGCGCGCGATGCGTGATGCCGCAACGCAGGTAGCCGTGTTTGGCGGCGATCGGGCGGTGCTCCACCACCAGCTCCACCGGAGTGTCCACATCGGACAGAACAACGGTGCCGAGCTGCTCGGTGATGTTGTCGAAGCTGTCCACCAGGCTGTGCCAGCCGGAGGTGACCGGTTCGATGACCCGCTGCCCGTGCACGGTCAGGCTGGTCGGTCCGAGCCCGGTGACGCCGAAGGTGTGCGTGCCCGCGACCCTGGGCCGGTAGCTGGTGCGCATGACCACCCGCAGGTCGTCCCGGCGCCACTGCTCCTCGGGCAGGCCGAGCCAGGCCAGCCGGGCGGTCGCCCGGTGCTCGCTGCCCAGCAGGCCGCCGTCGGCGTCGCGGTACTCGACCTGGAAGCCCGGTTCGCCGGTCACCGGGTCCACGCAGTCGGCCAGGTCGATCAGCGGCTGCCGCCCGCCCGGCCGGACGCCCTCGGTGGCGGGCAGGCCGAGACCGGCGGCGAAGCTGACCTCGCGGCGCGGGGACAGGTCGGCGCTGCCGCCGCCTCTGGTGGCGGTGTTCGCGGCGTTCGGGCCGATCAGCGCGATCCGGGTGTCCGGGGCCAGCGGGAGCAGGTTCTCGTTGCGCAGCAACACCATGCCGCGGGCGGCGGCCTCGCGCAGCAGCTCGGTCTGGGCGGGCGAGCCGACCGGGTACGCGGCTTCCGGCTCGGGCGCGGGGAAGCCGTCCAGCACGCCGGTCGCCGCGGCCAGCCGGAGCAGGCGCAGCACCTTGTCGTCGATCTCGACCTCGGGCACCTCGCCCGCGCGCACCGCCGCCTCCAGCTTCTCGCCCCACGGGCCGTCCGGGCCCGGCATGACCAGGTCGAGCCCGCCGTTGGCGCTGGGCGCGGTGCTGCGCGCGGCGGTCCAGTCGGACACGATCGGTCCGGTGAAGCCCCACTCCTCCTTGAGCACGCCGACCTGGAGCCCCCGGTGCTCGGTCATGGTGCTGCCGCGCACCGCGTTGTAGGCGGCCATCA from Crossiella sp. CA-258035 harbors:
- a CDS encoding ImmA/IrrE family metallo-endopeptidase, which produces MRHSRKALWRRCAQIVSTVDIPRPFSVPALVAALAARRGRPIELIPLAARPDTPCGVLAATDRADYVFYAADTSPLHQEHILLHELGHLLCGHAGSGELHETVARVLMPNLPVELVRRVLGRTGYAQQQEQEAELVASMVMHQARREQGPAPVSGGLARLRSAFGPGA
- a CDS encoding glycoside hydrolase family 3 C-terminal domain-containing protein, whose protein sequence is MSSAEEFEARLRDLLGALDLPAKIRLLTGADAWALPAEPAIGLRRLVMTDGPAGARGSHFDERDPSAHTPNPTALAASWDRELVRRIGLLLAAETRAKGAQVLLAPTINLHRSPLGGRHFECFAEDPLLTAEIGLAYVRGVQQGGVAACAKHFVANDSEDQRFTLSVEVAERALRELYLAPFETLVRAGGVEVVMAAYNAVRGSTMTEHRGLQVGVLKEEWGFTGPIVSDWTAARSTAPSANGGLDLVMPGPDGPWGEKLEAAVRAGEVPEVEIDDKVLRLLRLAAATGVLDGFPAPEPEAAYPVGSPAQTELLREAAARGMVLLRNENLLPLAPDTRIALIGPNAANTATRGGGSADLSPRREVSFAAGLGLPATEGVRPGGRQPLIDLADCVDPVTGEPGFQVEYRDADGGLLGSEHRATARLAWLGLPEEQWRRDDLRVVMRTSYRPRVAGTHTFGVTGLGPTSLTVHGQRVIEPVTSGWHSLVDSFDNITEQLGTVVLSDVDTPVELVVEHRPIAAKHGYLRCGITHRAPGRDAEEELAEAVRQAEAAEVAVVVVGTNADLESESHDRTTLALPPGQDELVRRVAAANPRTVVVVNAGSPVLMPWAEEVAAVLYAWFPGQEAGHALADVLYGRAEPGGRLPTTFPRTAEQAPVLDTTPADGVLRYDEGILIGYRAYDQHRLDPAFCFGHGLGYTTWDYRSAESPTGVSAATLHAGQPIPVRVTLTNTGTRPGREVVQVYLGRHASRYQRPPRVLAGFAVVDAEPGETVEVEIPLAPRAFCVYDEQRRDWLPEHGSYLAEIGRSSRDLPLTAVVTVH
- a CDS encoding biotin transporter BioY gives rise to the protein MSVLTVSPPRRVLADLVPGALVRDIALVLGGAALTGLAAQIAVPIPGSPVPVTAQTFAALLVGATLGWQRGGLSMLVYLLAGLAGVPWHTSAGSATIGYIVGFVLAGALVGALAQRGGDRTPLRTAGTMLLGNAVIYAVGVPWLMIAADFTATEALVKGLLPFLVGDLIKTALAAGVLPAAWALVGKRDS
- a CDS encoding XRE family transcriptional regulator — its product is MSDAQDSRPETGSLAERIDHLFQVIRRPNGEQHSNEEVAKACRESTGETFSATYLWQLRTGRRDNPTKRHLEALAGFFQVPPAYFFDDEQGKVIARELELLGALRNTAVRDVALRAVNLSEEGLGTVTDIIDAIARREAQRGGGGESTR
- a CDS encoding MAB_1171c family putative transporter yields the protein MVSYLSAGLLVLISAGKLLASRGGPPSPGMRYLIGFFLSLAASLAISADPTTPLILAVEPFPLTGRLVTNMLQLLAAHFLVRLARSTQTPQPRTRWWPLLLCWAVMTGLMIHLTGKLPEYQARGGTELAWYPSIAGYQAVLVGYGVGCLVLFTRVIFRHARQCPRGSFRTGLFVIALAGATTVAWGLLAGLPSVWLVLTGSGLELFMPVARGLGLAVALLWVSGAVLTTWHGLIERPRRWLAAYRGYRAVTPLWTALVTALPRISLTRLTAWPHRVEFALYRRLIEIRDGFLALRGQVPPEVAGWVAESARRHGVAEAPAVLAAAGLAAALAVRETGHSWPQPPVAAAGSVASIEAETAWLTEVSAAFSGSPVVADVRAQAGATYVTAPQVA